The Setaria italica strain Yugu1 chromosome VIII, Setaria_italica_v2.0, whole genome shotgun sequence genome includes the window TTTCAATCCTACCGGATGCTGACCATGCTGCCATTCGGAAACATGATACCTCTGTCCCTTGTAGGGTGCAAGaaatccttttctattaggatatccagagtcaacaagatagtacttacctgcatgttatatttatatgttatatcacaatgagcaaatattccctaaaaaataaattgcaacATAACTCGTCCTTACCATCGGGAGGATGTGGAAATTGATCCTTGTATGTGACAAGTGTGTCCAATAATACACGAGTATCATGGACAGAACCAGGCCAACCAGTGACAGCAAATGTGAAccgcatatcaaagtcacaaacCGCCATGACGTTTTGTGAAGGATACCCATGCCGACGAATGTATTTCGGTTGATCAGCTAATGGCACAGTTACGGGTATATGGGTACCatcaattgctcctatgcaatctttgaaatgagGCCAAAACCTTGCTTCTTGTAGTTTAGGATGAATAGTAGAAAATTGCGGATCCTTAGGCCTCACAATGTCAACAGCTAATCTCATGATAGATTCAAGAACCTCTTCAAATTTTCTACTCACAGTTTCTAATGAGCGATGGAAATTATTCTTGCATTGCCTAAAAGATTGAGGTGCACCACAAGACCATAGAAACATTCCTAGTGCTTCCTTGCTACAAAATTGTCTACTTGATCTCAATCCATACTTCATAACCAAAGTGTCATGAAGGCTTAAGAAAACTGACCTCCTCATTCTGAACATGTTAAAGCACTCCACTGGATCTTGTAGTTGTAACTCAACCCACTGTATTCCAGTCATCCTTGCTATCGTAGTagtaatcttcttcttgttcatacCAGATGATGCCATGTAGTCCAGACCAAGCATTGCCACtatgtaatcatcatcagtGTCGTCAGATTCATCAACATCCATGGTATGAACAGAATCACTGTTGCCTTCACATTCACTAGTTGCACTAGAGGtactcatcaaaacaaatgcaagCCTGTCAAAAAGCACTAACCAAGTCATCAGATGAATTTTTATTGTTACAACACAACTAATAGAAGGTTCATAGTCTCACACAGCATACTTAGAAAATTTAAATTATGTCTCACACAACATAAGACAAGTGAAAGATAAATGGCACACTAATGCAACACCCTAGTGCTTCTTCCTTATCTCCCAAGCCCTCCTCAGCCAATTCAACCTCCCATTTGGTGTCTTCAATGTAATGAACACATCACGGTTCTCCTTTTTTTGAAGAAGTTGTGTGGCATAGAAGTGTTCATCACTCCCCTCCTCAGCCCCATCCTTAATGACTTGCTCCAACATATTTCCAATCTCATCTCTAACGTGATCAACAACCTGTGAAGTAGCTGAATGTTTACTACTTTGAGCTTTCAACTCATATGCATCGACCAACCGCTTCATGCACTGGTCCCtaaaagtcttcttcttctttcctttagggGAACTAGGAGCTGGCCTTTTTGAAGCCCTCCGCTCAGAACTGGATGGGGCCTTATGTGCCTCCCTATCATTGGTGtcctcaacatcaacaacatcatgttcatcaacatCAACGTTTCCATCACCACTTGGAACATATGAAGTTTCATTCGTAACAATGACCGATTCAAACATGATTCGCATCTGATCCTCATATTCAAGCGGAGCTGTTCTGAACCGGATACAACCTGgcatagcctgtaaaatatcatCAGCATGCTATTATACTCCAAcccaaaataaataaacaacGTGTATGTGAACTATATCTGTAATATTGTTGTTAGTGGGCTCACCTTATTTTGTTCTTCCCACCATTCATCGTCAGCCACAATACAACCAGTAACAGGATCTTTTCCCAATCCGGTTGATCTCAAGTTCAAAGTCTTCCATtgggtatacatttttttcaatatatcccaCCTATTCTTCATTTGACTCTCACCGTATGGCCTCTTGGTACGCTCATAAAACTTTCTAATAAGGTTTGCATATCCCACCGCATTCAAACATTGCTGCAGCCGATTGAAAGCAAGTACTTCTTCCACACaaatgtcattgaaagctttCGCGGCAAACGAATCCCATTTTGCCACAATCTTTGACGACTTTTCCATCTAAAATTTGATTACAGTATTGTAGAATTAAATACAAATCTACAAGCTTGTTTACTGACCATACAACCCACAATCTGTCATTTTAGTAATCCATTAAGAGGGGGCACCAATTTTACCTTGCTAGTTGTTGGCGGCCTTGCAGTCGTAGCAGCAACAAAATACTCAAGAAGGTCGCTAGCTTCCTGTCTAAGCTCCAAGCAGTCCTCTCTAGCAAGCTACAAGAgtttaaaaatataaatgagTAAATGGCAACAGGACACTCAAGTTGCACGGTGATAACCATAGCTCACAGGGTTCCAACTGTGACAGACAGTGACAGGGTCCTGGTACTGTCCTACGGTATGTTATAGAAGACATTTCAATCATGTAGTATCTGCAGAAAGATTCTATTCATTCTTCATACAACCAGCAGATAGTAAACTATCAATGCCCCATATGATATAATTATAAGTACACTGTCTCATACAACCCACTGTCTCGCTTAGAAGAGAAAAGGGGTTGCTTGGgtgctgaaaaaaaaacataattcaCATTGCCAATTTGTTCCCCAATTTAACAAAAACCTATAAAAGCACACGGGTTACAGACACAAGCAGGCCATaaatttgatgttgcaattattATGTCAGGCATCAGGCCATATAAGAGCACACAGATTTTCCCAATAAACTACAGTTCATAACTCCACGGTTTGCAAAAAGTTGATGTTGCAATTATTATGTGTGTCAACAAGCCAAATAATCATCAGCATCAGGACAACAATGGCAGAGCTTAAAAGGGCAATGGGACCGACCAATGGAGCCCTGTGTCCTCTTGCAATTAATTGGAAAAGAAATCATAATTGCCTATGTTAGATGTGCAGATGACTAATTAAAAGATTTCCACCAGCTGCCAGTACAATTGTCTGTTAGCCAAATGGGCATGTGATTGCTGGTCGGCCTGCATTCTCTGGCACAATCTCTCCAAAGAGAACCATTACTAAGAttgaaagtaaacaacatatttcCATGCTGCAATCATGATGTAGTTTTTAGAAATGAACTTGTATAGTGTTATGATATCAGGCACTTGTATATATCTTCTAATAAACTCTGGAGTGTGTGTGACATTTGTTTCAGGAAATGAATAATAGAGGAGATGAAGCCTAATTGTTAGGTAGTAGAAATCATGGCTCCAAAACAAATAATTTATATAGTTATAGACCCCTGACCCGCAGGAATTCCAGTAATCTATCTGAAAGAAACTGCTCCCCTGCTGTTCTGCCTCATCAATCAAGTGTCGGCAAAATTAAAGTGATCGGGGACAAGTGACAAGGTCAGCCTTCGAATCAAGGACTgtccaaaatgttgaatgtaCAGATGGTAACCAGCTGCTTACCGCTAACCAGAGTTGGGGACCGAGCGCATCacgagccgccggcggcgggggctgagcaagggcggccggcggcgggattccagcgggcggcgcgaccggAGGCGGGGCCCAAGCGcgggcggcaggggcggccagcggccggcggcgggggccgagcgCGGGCAGCACGGGCGTCCGGCCGCCGGATCCGAGCCCGGGCGGCGCGACCGGAGGCGGGGCCCGAGCGCGGGCGGCAGGGGCGaccggcggccggtggcgggggcCGAGCGCGGGCAGCACGGGCGTCCGGCCGCCGGATCCGAGcccgggcgccgcggccggaggcgggggccgAGCCCTCGCaggggcagccggcggcgggggccgagccCGGCGGTGGTGTGGAAGCGGCCTgagcggtggcgccggcgacgggatCTGGAGCGGACGGGAgtggcggcggttgcgggaggctTGGCGTCGGGTGGCCGAGGGTACTGCGGAAAATTTCGGTCCGCTTGCCCCAGAAGCGTGCTCTGAGCCGCGTACGAGATAAGCGGACTGCTAGTTCAATTCCAGATTTTCcactaagcggcttacgtgacaagcgggaaataagcgaggcgtttgggtgggtttatcgcttattttcaccaataagcgggaaataagcgactccaaacagggcccAGGTTGCATCATCAGGCACCATttcattatttttatcattCTGCTGATTTGCGAGAAACATCTGTTTTCATATCACAGTTCTCAAGTACGGCACTGGATCCTCATCCCGGCCCCTATCTAGCATGTATATTTTAATGTTGAGAAGGGTGATGGAATGGAACTAGCCACTCCAGATGAGTGTGGCCAGTGACCCAAAGGTCCACGATCAGTAGGTGCTGCACGGCACGGCAAGGCATGCATGGACACGGTGTCGCTGCATCAGCCTGGTGACTCAAGCTCCATTTGTACATGTGTAGCGTTTGCGTAAATGCATAATCGCCATTAATTTGTATATTACATATTTCTTTGTTACATGCGAATTTTAATGATACTCAGACAAATGTTGGCAACGTTGTTAATTAACCAGATTGAACTTTCAACAGTTCAGCTAGGTAAGTACCAATATTATATTGCTGCGCATAAAACACAAACAGATGAATCTTACTCACAGTAGCATGccactagatgagcttagttTAATGCAGTACTAATTTCTTTTACTTGAGAATAATAACTGCTTACAGGGAATGTCAAATAATGTAGCAACTGTATCCTATAATAGTTTTCGATGTAGTATCTATATAGATAGTACAACAGAAAACCTACCTAGTGAATTATTAGCTAGAAGTATAACATGCTCCACAAATTTAATATTAGTCAACATGTGATGAGGAGTTAAAAATTACATTAATTGGTTTGTCTCTTTGGAGCTGACTAGATATTTAATTGCTAATTAGTAGCTCTTGTCTCTcatctcttcttctcttctccaAATCCGCGCGTAGGCAAATGAGCTAATTAATCAAACTACTATGATTATACGGAGTATGTAGCTAACTGATGAGGTGAATTGTTGGAGATGTGCCCTAAGCATCAACTAATCAAACCCGGATAAAACTTCCAGTTCTGGAACATCAACACTGAATTTCTTACCTTGGAGTAATATGACATATTGCAGTTAGTTATCACCAGTAAATCACATGACCACGTATGCCGTACCAACCCAAATCGTGTGAAAACGACCTACTTTTCCAGACGGATTTGGCAATGACAATAAGCAGCTAGCTACAACTTGTAGGAGCAGTAACAATGGTGAGAATGCATCCATGGTGTCATGAAGGGATTCCTGTGGTTCATAACACTAGGCAAAGTCAAAGTCTCGCCTCTCGAGCCAGTTGACAGCTGAGGCTGAGAATCAGTCAAGGACCACTACCTTTTTTGCTTTATGACTAGACTTGCCTGATCTGACCGCCGATTCGTCCACAAATTCAAACAACAATCATGTGATGTCGTGATGTTTTGTACGCTGCAAAGGAAAATAATACAATCACACGGCaactcaaaatgcatattactTTCAGCGGGATAAAATATCACAAATGTGTTAATCTGAACTTTCATTTCTTGTGAGCTCAACGATTTCTTTGGTCCCGATGCAATGCACAACAGGCTGGGGCTTATATGTGTCTCTAGCTAGTAGAACTCTAAAAACATTGTCACAATACCTTAAAAAACATTGTCACAATAATCTTGATGTATGCTTGTAGTAAAATCGATTGTTTAAAACAGTATTCTGATTACATAAACTGTAAGATTATGTTTATAGTACAACTTGTATGCAAATCCCTAAAAGAAATGTCTTCTTTCATACAAGATAAAATTTTTCAGGTGCATCGATCTCTCTAAAAGCCTCAAATACTACATGCATGCGGGACCGTGGCTGGCCAGTTCGACAGTGGACAGGGAGCGGGAGGCACTAGGCAACAAGTGAAATTAAAGAAGCAATTCAAATAAAACTGAGTGTCATGTGGAATCCGTGGGCCGCGAACAACACGATCGAGGAAGAAGTTGATGGGAAGAAATGGTTGTTTTTTATTTGCAACGGACTAATGACACTCGATCAGGCAATGCTTTTGGTACCATATGTTTTTGTAGTATATCCGTCACTTTGGTCATGGGGCCACGCCTTCGTGGGACCCACGCGGTTCAAGTTAGCGAGGAACAGAATGATAAAATGATGTGGCATGGCATACATCTCTCGGAGCTAGAGAACAGCGAGCATAATATGACCACTTGCGTCTCCGTGAGGTTTTGTTATGGAACGAGCTAGTAGCCGacatctcctccctcctcgaCAAATCTGGGAGTCGCATGTGACTGGATAGCAGGGCCGGGGCTATGCCAGGTTTCCCCCTTCCAAACTCTTTCATGGCGCTTTGCTCAAAGGGACTAGGAGGACATGGTGCTGGAGAATTCCAATCATATATAATCCTGGTTAATTATGTTAGCAAATGATTCCTACACTATTTCCTTCCTAAGTCATTTTGGTTAAACTGATTGTTTTAGCTGGCTTCAGCACGGGCTATTTTGTGCAAGTCATGAAAATTTTAGTTAAGCTTGCAAAACATGGAATCTTTCAAGGAGGTATTCGATTTATTGGATTTCGAACTAGCTGTAGTAATGGCAAGCAGTTAATCCATATAGCAAAGAAAACAATAATATAATATTTACATTTAAAATTTTTAATAACAATAATGGATGAAACAACTGGATTAACTATTTCTGTCCCTTTGGTATAGTCAACATTATACTGGGAGTGTCTCCTACGTatttaaaagaaaaacaatacaCGAAGCACAAAGACGTCGATGGGAGCGCTTCGGTAACTCAACAAAAAAATCAAGAGCCGGCAGTGGTTACCCTAGCTTGCAACAATGTTTGCTATAGgtctttttttcctattttgttGTGGTATCGTGGTTTACCTCTAGACATGTAGTGCTGATCACGAGAAAGAGTTATTGGTAAGTCAAGTAGCTGCCAGGTTTGCCACACAGGCCACGGTTCGCACATTGTGAACCGAATAATAGTCTGCAGTTCTCTTGGACCTATCTTTCTGAGGAGATAACAGATGTTTCATATGACAATCATGTAACCCCGCCCTATTTATTCTGAGAAGTCAGTAGTCcgctcttcatcatcatcagtgcTCTTATGCTGGCCCCtgtggcgcggcagctgccCTACCACGGGGGATCAAGAGGTATTCGAGCACGAACACCCCGCCGACTAGGCGGCCACGCCCGACCAGAGAACCACCAGCCCTGGTGTCCGTGACGAAGCACCCATCGCCTGTGAACTGCACAATGTAGTCAAGCTCCGTCAGCTTGGCAACGGAGACGATGTTGGAGATGAGGCCAGGGATGTAGTCGACGTCGTCAAGAGTAATGAAGTTTTCCAGGGACACACGTCCGCGGCCGCGGACCTGAACATCCTTTCCATTGGCTGCACGAACAGACTGGCCGGCTGCTACAGCCACCAGGTCTTTCAGCAAGTAGTACCGTGGTGTGGCATGCACAGCTGCTCCGCTGTCGAGGATGAACTGAAAGTCATTGGGTCCTCTTCCATGAACAAACATAAGGATGCTGCCACGCACCGGCGAGGCGACTTGCTGGGCACCGTCTTCTTCAGCTGGCACATCAAGATTTTCCCTGCGCAAGTGATAAACTGGCCAGTTAATGATTAGATGGATGCATCAGACTCAAAGGTTTTAAATAGCAGGCAAAGACCTTTAGCAGTTGGTATTTCATAGGCTAAGGAAAGGCTATAGCGGGCTATAGCCGTAGCTAACACATGTAGCAGTTTGCAAAATGTGTTCAGAACTTTGGATAGTCAGCACATCAAATCAAACAAAGATATATACATGTCACAAACACAAAAGACCTTCACGTCTTTATTGCACAAAAGGTCTTGTATAAGGTCATTTTGGGCATTTGTGTGACCTATATTAATTTCGACCCGACTAAGCGATAGCCGGTTTTAGCAGCGCTAAAGCACTCTCATTTAGCCGATTTAGCAGGCTAAATCCGGCTATTAGCGGATTGTGTCACTTAGCGCTAAAAGGACCATATCCTAGCGTTGTTCCTTCACAACAGCTATAGCTGGCTATTTAAAACATTGAGCAGACTACAAGGAAGATCTAACCAAACCTAGCAAATGTATGAGCACTGGGGGATCAGAGTCCCCAGAAACTGGGCGTCATCACAATCGATTGACATAAGACATTTCAAGCAAACTTTATCTTATTTTATGCATAAAAAAGAGTACAGGTTCACACTTCAAGTTGCCAATAATACTGACTGCAACGATGCAAACAGAAAGATGGACCCAATTAGTATGTTAAGTGAGGCTAGCTGCTGGCTATTGCTTGTTTGTTATGCTGACTAATTCGACCATATGTTCACCACTAGGAATTGTCTGGTATAGTAAAATGAACTTATTTAGGTTTAGGTTGATTCCAAGCACTTGAAAAAATAGCAAAACTGTATTTAGTTAGAAAATAGTTGGTTGCACTTGTAACGATATTATTGCCCATTCAGACGCCACCTGATCTGACTTTGGGATTTCAGAACTGCGCTACGTACATCGATTCTCTAGAATTACGCTACATGCTTTGAATCATGATCCAGGAAGATGGCACCATATCTAGCATTTGGACCAAATCCTTCTATCAACATATTAATTTACTTAATTTCAAGCTTAAATGTATGACGCCGTTTGTGTCTTGACAACAATTTTCAGTTCATGTACGACACTTTTAAGTCTCAATTGGATAAGAATAATTGCTACTCTACCTAAGAGAGCACATGTGATCTTTGCCGTAGATTTTCCCTGACAACGCATAGTATGCAATCGAGGTGCAAAACCTATTTACAATTTTGAGAAATCTAAAATAGAGTAAATCAGCAGTTACCTTGTCTCTTCAAATAAAATAATAGGTGTTGGAACTAAAGGGCAGATGAGAACGCCCCCTCCATGGTGTCCTTGAGCAGTTTTGTCCTCCTGGATCGAGAACTGTGTCACCGCCTCCGAGCCGTCCACCCACAGCGTGCTGATCTGCCAACTGCCCTGCCGCTGGATAGCCAGGTCCTTGGGGAGCATCAGGTTCGTCTTGGCCGAGATGATGGCCGTGTCGCCCGGCATGGCGTGAGCCGAGTGATGGTGGTGGAGGCTGGGGTCGCCTGTTGATGGCGGCTGCAAACACGCACAGGCGCTTGTGCGAGGTGCGTCAAGCGGTCGATGGCAGACGAGGTGGGCTGCAGCGAGAGGGAGAGGATGCAGACCAGGGTGTTGTGTCTACAGTGGTTGGAGCCGGAGCCAGATGAGCTCGGTCAAACAGGTGGGCTGCAGCGAGAGGGAGAGGATGCAGaccagagagggagggagggagggagagagattgAGAGATTTGGGGGAATTTGGGCTGCTGATAGACTCAACAACCACACTAGTTGGACGCGAACCATACTTAATTCAGACAACTAGTTCGAATTTCTTATTTGTTTTTCCTGTGCAAGGCAAAGGTGGCACGCGTGCATTGGATGCAGATGTACCTCTCTACCGTTGCCCAAGATGATATGTGGCCAATCATCTTTGTAAGTACTATCGCCCACTATCATATGCCTTCTATCATATGCATATTTAGTTGTAAGAACTGCAATATGCATGGAGCTAGCTTAACCATTGAGCGGATCCAATCAGAACTAGGAGAACCGAAGAGCTTTAATTTGGGATGCTTAATTGAAAAAAGGCCACATACGAGTTTACATTCTCTATCCCATTACTTTATGTACTAAAACTTGCACTTTAATTTGCTCATTTATCTATTCTAGAATTGTCTTGTGTAGTTCATAGGATTAAAACCTAATTGGGGTAGTGCAAAACGTTTGTGCGGTAGCATAGAAAACCTTAATGGACAtctaaattaaaaattattttttttatgtgcaAAGTTGAGCCTTAGTTTTAAGAACCCTTAGTCCTTTTTGTTTGCGCATCATAGACCCTAATTCACGTGCAATGTGCACATGCTCGTTTCCAACTTGTACTCGAAACAAAAAAGTTGTAGCCTCACTAGATAGAATAATGCCACATAAGGTGCCGGTTTATCACATGTGGTAAGCAAAATCTACAGCAATTACGATGTATCATTGACAGCCGTCTAAAAGAGTAGTCTGCTGGTGAAGTACTCAAGGTGGAAGTCTATATGTGATTATGTGATAATAGCATATCATGACGCTCTAAACCCACAGAAAGGGCTAACTAAGATCTGCTTGCTTGGAGACTTCTGAAACCAGTTAAGGTTCAGCttcaaacacacacacacacacactatatatatatatatgtatgtatgtatatatttgTGGCGAAAGAGTGGCAGCAAGAACGGCTGACCAGAGGAGGCGGCGTGGCCCTGAATGTGCGTGATGGCTGACTTGGGCCGAAGCTGCTGAGCAAACTGGGCTTACGTGATTCAGTTAAGCCATTACGATAAGAGATCAACACTCCAGCTGGCAGAGCAGGGCAGTAGGCTACTTGCAGCACGATTCCCTCCGGCTCCAATGAGTCCTCTCTTCCTTATTATCTGCTCATGGGCTTGTTCAGCAAATCAGCATCACTAGGGAAGATGGCTTGAACAACATATGGGCCATCAAACGACGTGAACGCAATGTGGCCAACATGTGGACCCCATGTCTAATGGTGGCTAATAGCGTAATAGTAAACTCCATCCATCCAATCCTTCCCAATCCCACAAACAAAACAGAAAACTAGGACGAGCCTTGAAAACAGGCGGAATGGGGCCATCGCAACCTACCTCGCTCCCTAACCAAGGACATGCTTAGAGATTCTAAACCTAAAACAAATGTAAAGAATTTTGTCCACGTGCAGGGCATTAGCAACACCACACTTAAAATTTTGTTTATTACCTAGATACATTTTGTAGTCAGCTTGCATACACATAGTACCTCTCTCTTTCACTTTCATCCTTTCTTGGAGTAAAAAGGATTAACCTAGATGTGCATGTTTGAAACACAAAACTTGTAAGCTCACCTAGACCTACTTATATTCATGGGCCACAATAGGATGAAACTCAAACACTAATGGGCCGATGTGTTACAGCAGCAACTAGAGGAAGCTTGTTAATTGTGATcatatccttggtggagctccaatATGGAATGGGGTAGTGATTTGGTGATTGATACCACATGATAAATCATTGCGTTGAGTTTAAGATACTATGTCTCATCTCCTTATGTTTTCACTAAcattcttgcaacttttatgcCTTGAATTTGCTGGAGTAGATTGATAAGCTCATTTAGTAGGTTGGCTCTAGATTGCAAAGCTTATTGTGGGCGTTTGGGTGGGGggctgggggggggggcaaaCACAGTGACTTGAAATCAAATGGAAAACCACACAATGGAAAGAGAGAAGGTACTTGATGCCACCATCGACACCCCTATCTGTGACATCCCTTCTCCAGCATCTTACTTCTTGATTTCCTCACTCATCTCTTCAAGATTCACATCTATAGATTCTTCTCCATGCCATGCATACACTactacaaaaaaaaattgtaggaGGGCCCCGATTTTTTTTAAAGGTGGGTGAAAAGGTCACCTGCTCCTACAAAACGAGAGGGGTTATTGTAGCATCTGGCTCGCCCCTAGAGAGGCATTTGTAGGGGTGAGCCATGGAGCGACCCAACCCTGGAAATAGGGGCTATTTCCAGGGACGGGTGACCCCTGGAAATTCACATTCTGAGGCCGGTTACGACGTTACCCCCGGGAAATGGCCCTATTTCTAGGGGCAGGTTGCTTCGTgacccgcccctgcaaatgctTCGTTAGGGGCGGGTCACGGGGCGACGCACCCCCTGGAAATTCTCCGTATTATCCTCCTCTGCCAGGCATATCCACGTGCAGGCGTGGCTGGCCACCTGCGGCCATAGAGGATAGTGCAAGGCCACCGTGGTTCACCCGCAACCACAGGCTAGCCGCCCACAGCCGCGCGCGAGACGACTAGCCATCTTCGGCCGTGTGACGTGCAGGCGCTAGCTAGCTAGCCGGCCAGCCACTGCAAGGTGCGGCTGCGCATGGCCATGGCCGGCCACAACCGCCCACGTGGCAATGCCAAGCAGCGGTAGGACCTCTCACCTGCGGCCAAGCGAGCACACATAGTAGCGAGGTACAATTTTTTGATAAATGATTTACTTGTTATCTTATAATAAGAAAAAATAGTGCAAGATTAAATTTTGGAGTAAATTTTGGAGTACAAATGATGTACTTGTTGCTTTATTTTGGAGTTGTTTTtatacaaaatatttttttgcaatattttatataaatttgatatATATACTTATGATGATGAACTGCACTTATATTAAATTTACTGCAAAATTAGACAGCTCTTTTGGAAAGATAGTAAAACAATGAATTAATCATTGCATCTACTAGGCGTTAATCTGACGCATGAACTAATTTTTAGGCAAAACGTACTTGTATAAATGTCAGAAATGTGCAGATGATGATGAATTGGCCTACTATTCCTAGTGCATGAGGACCGAGGTTGATTGGGAAGGTAGTAAAGCACTGAAATAGAGTTTTGTCTTTTTGCAGGAGAAGGCATTATTCTGATGCACTCATCTTAGCTTTGAAATTTAAACAAAATTATCTGTGTCCATGTCCATATATGTCTCCAAAATACTGGATGCGATGCTCTAATAATTTTGTTGTATTTGATAAAATTTTGTAGAACAAAATGCCGACACGTCGTCATGAATGTATTACATTTCCCAAGAATGTAAGTGCGGTTTTGTAATAGGCTCGGGGATGTGACCGCCGCGCCGCCTACCCTCCAGTGCCGCGCCCCCGCCGGATCCAGCGCCGTGAGCCCCTGCCCCATAGGCTTCGCCTGCTGCACCTCCACCGCCGGGCCTCCGCATCACCATCTAATGGTtagtttttatttttaattttgataATTTTGATTTCGATGCA containing:
- the LOC101759693 gene encoding uncharacterized protein LOC101759693, with the protein product MPGDTAIISAKTNLMLPKDLAIQRQGSWQISTLWVDGSEAVTQFSIQEDKTAQGHHGGGVLICPLVPTPIILFEETRENLDVPAEEDGAQQVASPVRGSILMFVHGRGPNDFQFILDSGAAVHATPRYYLLKDLVAVAAGQSVRAANGKDVQVRGRGRVSLENFITLDDVDYIPGLISNIVSVAKLTELDYIVQFTGDGCFVTDTRAGGSLVGRGRLVGGVFVLEYLLIPRGRAAAAPQGPA